The following proteins are encoded in a genomic region of Thermogemmatispora onikobensis:
- a CDS encoding TetR/AcrR family transcriptional regulator: MPKIVDEQTREATRQRILRIAAREFARLGFEQANINLIAEQAGIGKGTIYLYFESKRALFLEMLRFIAQAHLQEIRAALAAGETVQQRLEGLFLAFVRLAEQESDSFHVFMSALYGVNRLFQQEATALLREYVAAIARLLAEGQERGELSVQQLEASALMVLSVTESYVLAARVLGYPASVLADQAGAVADFILHGLAPSARRSPDRQE; encoded by the coding sequence ATGCCGAAGATCGTCGACGAGCAGACGCGCGAAGCCACGCGCCAGCGTATCCTGCGCATAGCGGCCCGGGAGTTCGCGCGCCTGGGCTTTGAGCAGGCCAACATCAACCTCATTGCGGAGCAGGCCGGGATTGGCAAGGGGACCATCTATCTCTACTTTGAGAGCAAGAGAGCCTTATTTCTAGAGATGCTGCGCTTCATTGCTCAGGCCCACCTGCAAGAGATCCGTGCCGCTCTGGCGGCGGGGGAGACCGTGCAGCAGCGCCTGGAGGGTCTCTTTCTCGCCTTTGTCAGGCTAGCGGAGCAAGAGAGCGATAGCTTCCACGTCTTCATGAGCGCGCTCTATGGCGTCAACCGCCTCTTCCAACAAGAGGCGACGGCCCTACTGAGGGAGTACGTCGCGGCCATTGCCCGTCTGCTCGCCGAGGGTCAGGAGCGGGGCGAGCTGAGCGTCCAGCAGCTAGAGGCCAGCGCCCTGATGGTGCTCTCGGTGACCGAATCCTACGTCCTGGCGGCGCGCGTCCTGGGCTACCCGGCCTCTGTGCTCGCGGACCAGGCCGGGGCGGTGGCCGACTTCATCCTGCATGGTCTCGCGCCCTCAGCCCGCCGCTCCCCTGATCGGCAGGAATAA